One Gossypium hirsutum isolate 1008001.06 chromosome A11, Gossypium_hirsutum_v2.1, whole genome shotgun sequence genomic window carries:
- the LOC107911312 gene encoding norbelladine synthase, translating to MKGHLSHDYHLEVPAPVVWDTYRGLELGKLVNQMFQDAVGTVEVVQGDGGVGTILKITFPPGPLGLSYMKEIFIQADDEQRVKESEVIEGGFKDVGFDVYRYRFHIIEKNGESSIIRSSVEYEIDDKLQEIASQATTKQMEALNEVVGKYLKQKWDSSNKKP from the exons ATGAAGGGCCATCTCTCACATGATTATCATTTGGAGGTTCCGGCACCCGTCGTATGGGACACCTACCGTGGCCTCGAGCTCGGAAAACTGGTCAATCAAATGTTTCAAGATGCTGTGGGAACGGTCGAAGTTGTTCAAGGTGACGGAGGCGTCGGAACTATTTTAAAGATCACATTCCCTCCTG GACCACTGGGATTGAGCTATATGAAGGAAATATTTATACAAGCCGATGATGAACAACGGGTGAAGGAAAGTGAAGTCATTGAAGGAGGATTCAAAGATGTTGGATTTGATGTTTATCGTTATCGCTTTCATATCATCGAGAAAAATGGTGAATCATCTATTATCAGGTCATCGGTGGAGTATGAAATAGATGACAAGCTTCAAGAGATTGCTTCCCAAGCCACTACCAAGCAAATGGAAGCATTGAATGAAGTTGTTGGGAAATATCTCAAACAAAAATGGGATTCCTCTAATAAGAAACCTTAA